One part of the Osmia bicornis bicornis unplaced genomic scaffold, iOsmBic2.1, whole genome shotgun sequence genome encodes these proteins:
- the LOC123988915 gene encoding uncharacterized protein LOC123988915, producing the protein MAFVTFPSCEEAMAAIRWAKDTCPTLHKRKLTVKEADPWHEANLLQPRPRPDPFPGWERPYSPPLPTEVVTRIARFLQFKDRARMECVCRGWRAGALASYSTIHDFDLQDWRWPEYQFGRRMTTDTFYWAIKRMGPYIDSLRLFDRAVTGNLSPQALAIAVRGCPFLTNVDLSGATIRPPAIRDLIPIAANLRRISLGPCHGRLDPELTGLLGAATQLLDFEAKATEFRGKSLLQVTPALRTLRLCQCPSVLPTPLAGALGRLSALAALELSHCDGLTSEEPLHQLVANQALHTTLEDLRIIGISFDPIMLDPELEDIEVPEDLQAPYVELNIGPANAGTSLAEAFTRLHTLHLRFCGWVSNSLLVQIGEHLKELERLDLSGCSNIRGQFALEELATLHKLREIHLCNLHPSVGIQPLGSIRTLQEVQCRDSSGITDEDVCQVVRGCPALTRLNVEGCQGVTQQTVVGATEIVRREGRSAVLSLWVGETGADRFARVRQSLLLRVFFDRAYQPILA; encoded by the coding sequence ATGGCGTTTGTGACCTTCCCATCCTGCGAGGAAGCTATGGCGGCCATCCGATGGGCTAAGGATACCTGCCCGACGCTGCATAAGCGGAAACTGACGGTGAAGGAGGCAGATCCATGGCACGAAGCGAACTTGCTGCAGCCAAGGCCGCGGCCAGATCCGTTTCCGGGTTGGGAGCGCCCTTACTCCCCTCCGTTGCCGACGGAGGTAGTAACCCGCATCGCTCGCTTCCTCCAGTTCAAGGATCGTGCACGCATGGAGTGTGTGTGCCGGGGTTGGAGAGCAGGAGCTCTCGCCTCGTATTCGACCATCCACGATTTTGACCTGCAGGATTGGCGCTGGCCCGAATATCAATTTGGTAGGCGAATGACGACCGACACCTTCTATTGGGCTATCAAAAGGATGGGCCCCTATATCGACAGCCTACGCCTATTCGATCGAGCGGTGACTGGCAACCTTAGCCCCCAGGCACTTGCTATCGCTGTAAGAGGTTGCCCCTTCTTAACAAACGTCGATTTATCCGGAGCAACGATCCGTCCTCCCGCGATACGCGACTTAATTCCGATAGCCGCGAACTTGCGAAGGATTTCTTTGGGACCCTGTCATGGACGCTTGGATCCGGAGTTGACGGGGTTGCTTGGAGCGGCGACGCAGCTCCTGGATTTCGAGGCGAAAGCAACGGAGTTCCGGGGGAAGTCGTTGCTTCAGGTGACCCCGGCACTCAGGACCTTGCGGCTCTGCCAGTGTCCGTCGGTGCTTCCGACGCCGTTAGCAGGCGCATTAGGTCGATTAAGCGCTCTCGCCGCTCTCGAGCTCTCCCACTGCGACGGACTGACATCAGAAGAGCCATTGCATCAGCTTGTTGCAAATCAGGCTCTCCACACCACCTTGGAGGACCTAAGGATCATTGGAATAAGTTTCGATCCTATTATGTTAGATCCGGAGCTAGAGGATATCGAGGTGCCGGAAGACCTACAAGCACCGTACGTAGAGCTGAACATAGGACCAGCGAATGCGGGAACTTCGTTAGCGGAGGCGTTCACTCGTCTCCATACCCTGCATCTGCGTTTCTGCGGTTGGGTGTCGAATTCCCTACTAGTCCAAATTGGGGAACACTTGAAAGAACTTGAGCGATTGGATCTGTCAGGTTGCTCTAATATACGCGGGCAGTTCGCCCTGGAAGAACTGGCGACGTTACATAAACTGAGGGAAATACATTTGTGCAATCTGCACCCTTCGGTAGGCATTCAACCCCTAGGGTCAATAAGGACCTTGCAGGAGGTCCAGTGTAGGGACTCCTCTGGAATAACCGATGAAGATGTGTGCCAAGTGGTAAGGGGTTGCCCGGCTCTTACGCGCCTTAACGTCGAAGGTTGCCAGGGGGTGACGCAACAAACCGTTGTAGGCGCTACCGAAATAGTACGCCGAGAAGGAAGATCCGCTGTGTTGAGCTTGTGGGTGGGCGAAACGGGCGCTGATCGATTCGCGAGGGTCCGACAATCCCTATTGCTTCGGGTTTTCTTCGATCGGGCGTATCAGCCTATTTTAGCGTAA